The Ruminococcus bovis genome includes a region encoding these proteins:
- a CDS encoding DMT family transporter has product MNSKKFFSNKIIAPLIALLCVTLWGTAFPVIKKCYEIFSIPTSDYASKVLFAGYRFFIAGIMVLIVAIILQKRFVKPGRKDILPISIMGFLQIFLQYLFSYIGLSNTTGTKTSVITSLGSFIGVLISPIFFTSDKLNVKKILGCIIGFIGVIVINLDGLTTGGFTLFGEGFVVFSTIAATGGNIYCKKISKGRDPMTVSAYHLLIGGGGLIIVGALFGGYLDFSNITIYLLLIYLGIVSAASFTLWTALLKYNPVSKILIFNLLIPIFGTIWSGILLGEDIINLYNIVSVVLISIGIILVNLRSKKDEN; this is encoded by the coding sequence ATGAATTCAAAAAAATTTTTCAGTAACAAAATAATAGCACCTTTAATTGCCCTACTATGTGTAACATTGTGGGGCACTGCTTTTCCTGTAATTAAAAAGTGCTATGAAATATTTTCAATTCCAACAAGTGATTATGCCTCAAAGGTGCTTTTTGCCGGATATAGGTTCTTTATTGCCGGTATAATGGTGCTTATTGTGGCAATTATATTGCAAAAAAGATTTGTAAAACCCGGTAGGAAAGATATTTTACCAATATCAATTATGGGTTTCCTACAGATATTCTTGCAATATCTATTTTCTTACATAGGACTTTCCAACACTACCGGTACAAAAACCTCAGTAATCACTTCCCTAGGTTCATTTATCGGTGTGCTGATTTCACCAATCTTTTTCACATCGGACAAGCTAAATGTTAAAAAGATTTTAGGTTGTATTATCGGTTTTATAGGTGTAATTGTCATTAACCTTGATGGACTTACTACCGGTGGGTTTACTCTTTTTGGAGAAGGCTTTGTGGTATTCTCCACAATTGCAGCAACCGGTGGCAATATTTATTGCAAAAAAATCAGCAAAGGCAGAGACCCTATGACTGTTTCAGCCTATCACCTACTTATAGGTGGTGGTGGACTTATTATTGTAGGTGCATTGTTTGGTGGTTATCTTGACTTTTCAAACATTACAATATATCTGCTACTAATTTACTTAGGTATTGTTTCTGCTGCCTCATTTACCTTGTGGACAGCTTTATTAAAATACAACCCTGTATCCAAGATTCTTATTTTCAACCTACTAATCCCAATTTTCGGCACAATATGGAGTGGTATTCTGTTAGGTGAAGATATAATTAATCTTTACAACATTGTATCTGTTGTGTTAATATCAATAGGTATTATTCTTGTAAATTTAAGGAGTAAGAAAGATGAAAATTAA
- a CDS encoding HAD family hydrolase: MKIKGAIFDMDGVLLNSEILYQRFWLEALHYFNYPATESHVLALRSLTGKKAEAKLKSFFGEDFDYPTVKAKRIELMDNFVNEKGVEMKKGADILLPYLKEKGIKIALATSSPLERAKDHLSRVNLFQYFDTCVCGPMVKNSKPAPDIYLLASEKLGLKPEECIAVEDSPNGALSAINANCKTIVVPDLTPCDESIKPKLFALCDSLLDIKNYV, encoded by the coding sequence ATGAAAATTAAAGGTGCAATTTTTGATATGGATGGTGTACTGCTAAACTCAGAAATTCTTTATCAGCGTTTTTGGTTAGAGGCACTACACTACTTTAACTATCCGGCAACAGAAAGCCATGTACTTGCTTTACGCTCATTAACCGGCAAAAAGGCTGAGGCAAAGCTAAAGTCATTTTTTGGTGAAGATTTTGATTATCCCACAGTTAAAGCAAAGAGAATTGAACTGATGGATAACTTTGTAAATGAAAAGGGTGTTGAAATGAAGAAAGGTGCTGACATACTTTTACCTTATCTAAAGGAAAAAGGTATAAAAATAGCCCTTGCAACATCTTCACCTTTAGAAAGGGCAAAAGACCATTTGTCAAGGGTTAATCTGTTTCAGTATTTTGATACTTGTGTATGTGGTCCAATGGTTAAGAACTCAAAACCTGCACCGGATATTTACCTATTAGCAAGTGAAAAACTGGGACTAAAACCGGAAGAATGTATTGCAGTAGAGGACTCACCAAACGGTGCATTGTCTGCAATTAATGCAAATTGCAAAACTATTGTTGTGCCTGACCTAACACCTTGTGATGAAAGTATAAAGCCAAAGTTATTTGCACTTTGCGACTCATTATTAGATATTAAAAATTATGTATAA